GCCCCGGCCGATACTTACGGCAGGGCGGTGATGGTGGGCTTGCTCAACACCCTTAAAGTCTCCGTCATCGGGGTGATTGTCTCCACCTTGTTCGGTACTTTGCTGGGCATCGGGCGGTTGTCAAAAAACTGGCTGATCTCCCGCTTGACAGGCCTCTACATCGAGGTCATGCGCAATATCCCCCTGCTGCTGCAGCTGTTTTTCTGGTATGCGCTGATCACCGAACTCATGCCGGGGCCGCGTCAGGCACTGACGCCTCTGCCCAATGTCTTTCTGTCCAACCGCGGGCTGAAACTTCCCTGGCTGACCGGCGATGCCATGGACTGGATCTTCGGTGGACTGGCGCTGGCCATCATCCTGATCGTGCTGCTGGCACACTGGGCGCGTCGCCGCCAGGACAACACGGGCGAGATTTTCCCACTGGGGCGTGCTGCCCTGGGTCTGCTGGTGTTGATGCCTGTTCTGGGCTGGCTGATCAGCGGCGGTTCACTGGAAATCGATCGCCCTGAACTCAAGGGCTTCAACTTCCAGGGCGGGCTGAATCTGTCACCGGAATTTGCCGCGCTTTTGCTGGGCCTGGTGATCTATACCTCCGCCTTTGTGGGCGAGGTCGTGCGTTCCGGCATCCAGGCGGTCAGCCAGGGCCAATGGGAAGCCGCTTCGTCAATCGGCTTGTCCCGGGCGCGCACGCTGCGGCTGGTGATTCTGCCCCAGGCCATGCGCGTCATCATTCCGCCCATGACCAGCCAATACCTGAACCTCACGAAAAACAGCTCATTGGCGGTGGCTATTGGCTATCCCGATATTGTGGCAGTCACCAATACCATCCTCAACCAGACCGGCCAGGCCATCGAAGGCATCATGATCATCATGGCGGCTTATCTGGTGGTCAGCCTCTCCATTTCTGTCTTCATGAATTGGTACAACAAGCGCATCGCGCTGGTGGAGCGATAAATGGCTGATACTTATACCGCAACGGCGGACCGCTTGCCGCCCCACCAGAATCAGGGCGTTGTCGGCTGGGTGCGTTCCCGCTTGTTTTACTCGCCGCTTAGTTCAGTCTTGACCTTGCTTACGCTCTGGGTTCTGGCGCTGGCTGTACCCGCACTGATCGACTATCTCTTTGTGCGACCAGACTTCGCCGCCACCACGCCCCAGCAATGCCAGGCTACCGGGGGATATTGCTGGGCCTTCGTGCGCGAAAAACACCGCCTGATCCTGTTTGGCATCTATCCCTACGACGAGCAGTGGCGCCCCTTGCTGGCTTCCTGCATCCTGGTGGGCACCATTGTGTGCAGCTGCATCCGCTGGTTCTGGAAACCTTTTCTGGGGGTGATGTGGTTGGTGGCGCTGGTGGCAGTCGGTGTACTGATGTGGGGTGGGGTCTTTGGCCTGTCCTATGTCGAAAATGCAAAGTGGGGTGGTTTGCCCGTCACCTTGATTCTGTCTACATTCGGGATTGCCTTTGCCTTTCCGTTCGGACTGTTGCTGGCCCTGGGGCGGCGCTCCGATATGCCGGGGGTCCGGGCCGTCTGCGTCGTCTACATCGAACTCATCCGCGGCGTGCCGCTGATCAGCTTGTTGTTCATGTCCTCGGTCATGCTGCCGTTGTTCCTGCCCGAAGGTTTCTCCATCGATAAGCTGCTGCGGGCGCAGATCGCCATCATTCTGTTTGCAGCGGCCTATATTGCCGAGACGGTGCGCGGTGGCCTGCAGGCCATGCCTAAAGGACAATACGAGGGGGCTGAGTCCCTGGGTCTCAGCTATTGGCAGAAAATGCGCAAGATCATCCTGCCGCAGGCCCTGAAGATCGTTATTCCACCGCTGGTTGGTATCTTCATCTCGCTGTTCAAGGACACTTCTCTGGTGGTGATCATTGGGCTGTTCGACCTGACCCAGGCGGCCAAGGTCGCGGTGTCTGATGCGATATGGCGCGGCTACAGCACCGAGGCCTATCTATTTATTGCCGTTATTTATTTCATTTTTTGTTTTTCAATCTCGCGCTATAGCCTGTCGCTGGAGCGGCAGCTGGATCAGTCCCAGCAGCGTTGAGATCGGGATTCGTTTCTTTTTGTTTTTTACCGCGCCAGTCGGTATTGTCTTTCAACCGACTGGCCCCAGGAGCCGCGACATATGTCGGAAGCCATCATCAGCCTGAAAAAAGTCAACAAGTGGTATGGGCAGTTTCATGTCCTGAAAGACCTCAATCTGGATGTCTCGTCCGGTGAGCGCATCGTCATCTGCGGGCCGTCTGGTTCAGGAAAATCCACCATGATCCGCTGCATCAATCGCCTGGAAGAACACCAGGAAGGCCAGATCATTGTGGATGGCACGGAACTCACCAACGATCTCAGGCAAATTGAAACCATCCGCCGCGACGTGGGCATGGTGTTCCAGCATTTTAATTTGTTCCCCCACATGACCGTGCTGGAAAATCTGACCCTGGGCCCCGTTTGGGTGCTGAAGCGCCCCAAGGCCGAGGCCGAGGCCACCGCCATGAAGTACCTCGAACGGGTGCAGATTCCCGATCAGGCAAAAAAATATCCTGGTCAGCTGTCGGGTGGGCAGCAGCAGCGCGTGGCCATCGCTCGATCCCTGTGCATGAATCCAAAAATCATGTTGTTCGACGAGCCGACTTCGGCGCTGGACCCGGAAATGGTCAAGGAAGTCCTGGACGTCATGGTGGAATTGGCCCAGGAAACCGGCATGACCATGCTGTGCGTGACCCACGAGATGGGTTTTGCCCGCAAGGTCGCAGACCGCGTGATTTTCATGGATCATGGCGAAATCATCGAGGAAAACACCCCCGATGAGTTCTTCGACCACCCCAAGAACGAACGGACCAAGCTTTTTCTGAGCCAGATCCTGAGCTAAGGGGGAACCACAGCGCCTGCGTGCCGCTCGACTTGTTCAGGGGGCGTTTAAGCGCTTGCTTGTCCATATCCGTGGACCAGTTTTTCAAATTGATCCACGGGTGTGGGCCTGCCAAACAGGTATCCCTGCCAGCTTAAACAGCCCTGGGCCTGCAAAAAACGGCGCTGGGCATCGGTTTCTACGCCTTCGGCAATGACCTGCAGCCCAAAGGCGTCCCCCAGACTGACAATCGTGCGGACCAGTGCCGCATCGCTGGCATCGCCCAGAGCGTCCTGTACGAAGCTCTGATCGATTTTCAATTCATCCAGTGGCAAACGCTTAAGATAGGCCAAGGAAGAATACCCTGTCCCAAAATCGTCCAGTGCAAATCTCAGCCCCTGGGCCTTGAGTTGCTGCATCTTGATCACCGTGGATTCGACATTCTGCAACAGCAGGCTTTCGGTAATTTCCAGCCCCAATAGTCTAGGATTGGCACCAGTTTGCTGCAGGACATCCAGGACCTGATCCACAAAGTCTTCCCGATAAAACTGCAGTGGGCTGATGTTGACCGATAAGGTCAGCTTGGCCAGCACAGGGTCTTGTTGCCATTGTGCCAATTGCAGGCAGGCGGCACGCAATATTTGGCCGCCCAGCGGGATGATCAAGCCCGTTTCTTCGGCCAGCGGAATGAACTGGGCCGGCGAAATCAGGCCCTGGCTTGGGTGCGGCCAACGCACCAGGACCTCGGCCCCCACGATCTGTCCGCTGCGCACCTGGGGTTGAAAATAAGGCTGCAACTGACCCTGTTCGATGGCGATCTGTAAATCGGCTTCCAGCTTTGCCCGTTTGCTGATACGGGCCTGGGTCTGGGTATCGTAAAAAGCCAGTGTATTGCGGCCATTGGCCTTGGCCTGATACATGGCCATGTCAACCTGCTGCAGCAAGGTCTCGGGGGTTTCGTCTTGGCCCTGAAAAACAGCCACCCCGATGCTGGCTGTGCCACGATAGCTTTGTCCGTCCAGTAAAATTGAAGCTGACCGCAGGATCAAGAGAATTTTTTGGCCCAGTTGACTGGCTTGTTGTGCGGCTTTATCGGGCGTTTGCTGGCTGGCGGCCATCACCAAGACAAAGGTATCGCCAGCGTAGCGCGCCAAAGTATCGTCAGGCTGCAGGCAAGCACGCAGTTGCTGTGCCACCTGGCGCAGCAACTGGTCTCCGCAGCTGTGTCCCCGGGCTTCATTCAAGGTTTTGAAACGATCCAATCCCAGCATGAGCACTGCACCGCATTGCTTGCTGCGTATGCCTTGGTGTAGCGTTTCGGCCAATCTCTCTTTCAGCAATCGGCGGTTGGCCAAGCCTGTGAGCGAATCATAATAGGCCAGGTAATTGATTTGCTCTTCAGCTGCTTTATAGCGGCTGAGGTCCTCGAAAATCGCAATTTCACCAGTGTCCAGCAAAATGCCCGAAATCGCCATGCTGCAAAACGTGCCATCTGCCCGGCGTATATTGTATTCGCTGCGTTCAATCAATCCACCCTGGGCAGCCGCCTGGGCGCGTAGCGTGCTCCAGCGGGTTTTTGCTTCATGGCGTTCGCTTGCGTCAGGAAAGGCCAAGCGCCACCAACTGCCTGGGTTGACCAGCTCTTTGCTGCTATAACCCGTCATATCCATGAAGTTGCGGTTATAAAAAACCCGTTGCGTCGCAGAGCCGGATTGCAGTATCCCCAACGGCAGATGATCCAGAATATTGCGTAGGTGGGCTTCACTGACACGCAAGGCGTCTTGCATCTGTCGCCGTTCGGTGATGTCCTGGATGACCCCAATATCGTATAGGCGCAATCCATCGTCTTGCTCGACGGGCGCAACGGTCAAATCTATCCAGACTGTTTGACCATCCTTACGAATTTGACGTTTTTCAATGTGGAAAGAGGCGCGTTTGCCCTGGCGTAGTTCGTCGCGCAGGGTTTGCGTCAGGCGGTTGTCGTCGTCCGGGCTGGATAGCTTGAAGACCAGCTGCCCGTTTAGTTCTTGCCTGGTATAGCCCAAAATATCAGCGTAACGTTGATTCACACGTTCGAAACGCCCGGTTTCCATATTCACCAAGGCAATGCCTACGGCGGCTTGGTTGAATATGGTTTGCAGGTGTTGATGGCTTTCTTTCAGGGCCAGATAGTCTGCTGGTATCCCGGCATGGGGCTTGGGGCGAGGCCTACGCAGCCACCGCAGCAAAAAATCAAGCATCACAGGCACCCAGGAAATCAGAAGATATAGATTCTATGCTAGATATGAGTGAAAGCTGGGGGAAGTTGCAGGGCGATTCGCGCATTTTCCGGGCCGCCGCTGTGTTCTGTGCGATTGTGAGCCAATCCCCTGAGCTTCGCAGGCAGTTCATCAAAGCGTTTAAATTCTCACCCAGAGGCTATTGCGCTTGACTCAGGCAAAATGGGCGGCGTGAAGCGAACAGGCCCCCGAATGGGAGCCTGTTGTCTACGTCAGACTAAAAAGCGGCTTAATCAATGGGCTGGCCTTTTAATATTTCCACCACAGAAGGCAAGGCCTGCAGCGCTGCCGCCGGCAACTGGGCATCCGTGCCTGCATAAGGCGACTGTGCGGTATCGGCAGTGCCGACGATCAGGCGGCCCACCATGCCGGCATGTTCGTGGGGCAGGCAGAAGTAATCGTAAACGCCAGGCACTGTAAACGTCATGCTGAATGACTGACCCGGCATCAGATAATCCGAATTCCAGCCTTTCGCACCATCGGGGATGCGTTGTGGCTTTTTGTTGCTGGGATCATATGAGGTCGTGGTGTGGACGTTGCCAGCGTCCTGATTGACCCAGCGCACAAGCTGGCCGGGCTGGATCAATAGCCCACGCGGGCGGAACCAGACTTGGGAACCGTTGGCTGTACCAGCCATGGCGATCTCGACCTCGCTGGCGGCATTGGCCCTGCGCAACAGGGTTGCCGTCAACAGCAGGCCGCCCCCAGCCGACAAAATCAGTCGTCGGCGGGAGTCAAAGGCCTTGATCATTACTTGGCGACCCGACTTTCTTGGGCGGCAGGGATATTCCACAGCACGATGTGGATGTGTGGCTCGGCCACGCCCGGATGGCCTGCGTTATACATCATGTCCACATGGTCTACGGTACCAGCCGGCACCTTCAGGTCGGATAGATTCATGTCGGCCTTCATCATGGACAGCGGAATCATATAGGTGGTGCTGACCAGCTTGCCATCGTGGTCATAGGCCAGGAACGGGCCCGCAGGCAGGGTGGCGGGATCGACGAATAGCTGACCCATGCCTGGGATGAAATCAGGCAGCTTCACCAGTGAACTGACCGCCTTGTAAGGGGCGGCGGGAGGAGCGGATTGCACGGCAGCCTCGGCGGCCAGGGCAGGGGTGGCCCCCATGGACAAAGTCATTGCAGCGGCGGCGGCTGTGGCGGTCAGAATGGAACGGATCATGGTCTATCTCCTGATAGCGTGTATATGAGGCAACTTGTGGCCTCGTCACCCCATTGGATGCACCCAGGAGAAAGAACGTTTCACGTAGAAAGCGCAGGCACGGTTTCGGGCAGGTGAAATATGGCCAGCGAAGAATTGACAGCCCCGGCCAGGCGCTGCTGCGTGTGGGCGTTGCTGGTTGCCGCTTGGGCCAGGCGGGCATTGTGCTCGGTGATGGTTTCCAGTTCTGCCATGGCCTGATGGATCTGACTGATGTCTGCGGATTGTTCTTCGGTGGCCGCCGTGATTTCTTCGATCAGTGTCGATACCTGGGCAATGACCTGCACAATACTCTGCATGGTGTCCCCGGCCTTGTGGGCTTGCTGCATGCCGGACTCAACGCGGGTGGAGGACAGGGAAATAAGCGCCCGGATTTCGCGCGCGGCGTTGGCGCTGCGCTGCGCCAGGCCTTGAACTTCGGCGGCCACGACCGCGAAGCCGCGCCCCTGTTCACCGGCTCTGGCCGCTTCGACCGAGGCATTCAGGGCCAGGATATTGGTCTGAAAGGCGATGCTGTCGATGATGCCGATGATATCGGTCATCTTGGCCGCGCTGTCGGTGATTTCTGTCATGGTGCGGGTGACTTCTGCTGCGGTGTGCCCGCCTTGGCCGGCGACGGCAGCGGCTTGGTGGGCCAGAAGCTTGGCTTGTTTGGCGTTGTCTGCATTGCTGCCGATGGTGCGCAGCAGTTGCTCGATGCTGCTGGCGGTATGTCGTAGCGCCGTGGATGATTGTTCGGTGTGCTGGGTCAGATCCTGGTTGCCGTTGGCGATATCCTGGGCGGCCTGCTGCATTTGCTGGGTATTGTCCAGGGTAGAGGCAACGATGGATTTCAAGCCCGTTTGCATGTCCTTGATGCCCTGGAACATATTGCCGATTTCATCACGCGTCCAGACCTCGATGGGGGTGGTCAGGTCGCCCGCCGCAATGCGGCTGAGCAAGCCGCCAGTGTCGCGCAGCGGGCGCACAACCATCCCGTACAGCCAGCGATAGGCCAGGAAAATGTTGACCGTGGCTGCCAACAGGATCGCGGCCAATACAGACAGAAAGCCTGACGTGCCGGGATTCTGGCCTGCTGGTGCATCCGGCCAGCCTGCACCCAAAGCAGGGCGCAACCACATGGCACAGGCCAAAGCAGCCAGTATCCAGACCAGCAGTGATAGCAAAATCAGGGACAATCGCATACGCAGCGAGCATCCGGACAGAAAGCCTTTCATGGGGGTGTCTCCAAGGGTCGTGGACTGCCATGGCGCCGACTATTTTTTTCCGGTCATATGAGTCGGGAGGCTGGTCTGATCTGCTCAGATCACAGCATCCCGCATTTTTATTCTGGCATGAGACATTCGCCCCTGACATATCATTACCTGGATGATGCTTATCAAGGTTTGATGATGGGGCGGTCGATCATGCGTTCTTGCATCATGGGCTTCCCTAGTGTTCTGATTATTACTGATGTGATATCTTTTGAAGGATTTTCGTGTGGATTCATGACCCTATTTACCAAGTGACGAGGCGCTATGTCCAGTCAGGCATCCGATCATTTCGCACCCTTGTCAGACAATGCTGTGCTAAGACAGGTTTTGGATGGTTTGGGCGCGATTATCTACATCAAGGATACCGAAGGACGGCTGACCTACGCCAATGATGTGTTGTTGCGGCGTTTCGGTTGTGCTTTGGCCGATATTCTGGGCAAGAAAGATCACCACTATATGGACGCGCAGGCCGCCCGTGGCTTTCGCAAGAACGACGTGTTGGTCATGCAGTCCGGACAGCGTCTGACCGCCGAAGAGTCCATGCCAGACCCCATAACCGGAAAATTGCGCTGGTATCGGTCTGTCAAAAGTCCCTTATACGATGCCCAGCAACGCTTGCTGGGCATCAGCGGCGTGTCTTTTGAGATCACTCACGAAAAAAAGACAGAGACCAAGGCCCAGCAGCACAAGGCTTTGTTGGATATGGTGCTGGATAATCTAGGGGCCTGCATCTATATGAAAGATCAGGATGGCCGCTATTTGTATGCCAATCAGCGCGTGGCCGAGACCTTTCAGCGTCCGATCCAGGACATCGTCGGCTGGCGCGATGTCGATATCCTGCCGCCGGATCGGGCCGAGAGTCATTCTGCGATGGATCGTCGTCTGTTTGAATCAGGGCAGCGCCTGGAGGGCGAAGAATCCCTGCTTGATGCCAGTGGGCGCATGCATCACTACTGGACTGTCAAGGTTCCCTGGACCCTGCCTCAGGGCGAACAGGCGGTGATTGGCCTGACCACGGACATCACCGAGCTGCATGAGCTCAAAGAGCAATTGCAGACTCAGGCCACCACGGATAGCCTGACCGCCGTGGCAAACCGGCGTTGCTTTTACGAACATGCCGTGCGCGATTTTGCCGGTAGCCGCCGCCGCGGCCATGACTTGAGCCTGATCACGCTGGATGTCGATCATTTCAAACAAATCAATGACCAGTATGGCCATCTGGTCGGGGATGCCGTCTTGCGGGGCCTGGCGCGGGTGTGCACGGATGCGCTGCGCGAAGAAGATGTATTTGCCCGCATAGGGGGGGAAGAGTTTGCCGTATTGCTGCCCGCCACAGACTTGGTGACCGCCCTGAGCATCGCCGAGCGGCTGCGGACCCTGATCATACAAGGGCGGTTTTGCCCGGAACATTCCGCGCTGCAGGTCAGCGCGAGCTTTGGGGTGGTCAGCCGCGAAGCCGACGATGCAGGCTTCGATGCCTTGTTCTCCAGGGCTGACGACGCCCTGTATCAGGCTAAAAAACAGGGCCGCAATCAGGTGGTCAGTATGTCAGCCTTGGCTTGATGGTTTTCCTGCCGCTGCCTGTACATAAGGGCAGGTGGATGTACTAAGCGGCCCATAGGCAGTTTCGGCGGGGATGACGGCGACCACTTTGTGCAGATCCCAGGGGCCGGTGCTTTCAGCTGGAGTTTTTACCTGCAGCAGAGTCAGATCATTCATCATGCGGCCATCGGCGCGGATAATCCCGTTTTGTACAAAGAAATCATTCACCGGATGGGACTTCAGCCACTGCATCATGGCATCGGCATCGTCTGAGCCTGTTTCGCGGACAGCATTCAGATAGCTGGAGACAGCGGAGTAGTTCCCAGCCTGGCTGTAGGTCGGCATGCGACCGATTTTTTCCAGATAGCGTTCAGACCAGACTTCAGCCTCTGGGGTTTTATTCCAATACCAGGGCACGGTGAAATACATGCCCTGGGTAACGTCTAGCCCTAATGCATGAATGTCCAGTAGGGTCGTGGTCAAGCCCACAGGGGTCATGGTGCTGGTCAGGCCGAATTCAACGGCCGTTTTCAGCGAGTTGACCAGATCGGCCCCTGCATTGGCCAGCGCCAGTACAGTGGCGCCCGAGCTTTGGGCCTGCAGGATAAAGGATGAAAAATCAGCCACGCCCAAGGGCGTGCGCACGGCCCCCAGGACTTTTCCCCCGGATTGCTGGACGACGGCTGCGGTGTCACGCTCCAGTTCGTGACCAAAGGTGTAATCAGTGGTCAGGAAAAACCAGGATTGTCCGCCTTGGCCGACAACCGCTGCCCCTGTGCCTCGGGCCAGGCCGCTGGTGGAATAGGTGTATTGGATGGTGTAGGGGTTGCACTGCGCATTGGTGAAAGCTGATGCCCCAGCCCCCGATGTAATGAAGGGTTTTTTCTTTTCGGCGGCTACGGCCGACATGGCCAGGCTGGCGGCTGAATTTGTGCCGCCTATCAATAAATCCAGTTGCTGGTTATCGAACCAGTCGCGCGCCAGGGCAGATGAGACATCGGCCTTATTGCGGCTGTCAGCCGTCAGTAGTTCGATGGACTTGCCGTTGATTTGACCACCGGCATCGGCAATGGCCATGCGGATGGCTTCAGCCCCGCCAGGGCCGTCGCCGTCGGCATAAACCCCGGACATATCGGTGATGAAGCCGATGCGGATGATGTCGTCGGAGATGCCGGTGCTATGGGCTGGGCTGCACAGCAGGGCCAGCGTCAGGCTAGTGGCCAGACTAGAGAATATCTTCATGGGGAAACCTGTATATCAATGGTAAACGGGATGCAATGCATGAACCAGCCTTGGGGACAGGCACAATCATGCCAGCAAATGCCCGCCAAGACGGTGGTATGCCTACTGCTGGCGCGGTTTGGTTTTGCAGGCGCTACCAGGCGCCATGGTGCTCGGGTACCCGATGCACCAGTGGCAGCGCCGCCAGCACCAGCGCCGCCAGTCCCCCATAAATCCAGGCCTGGCTCTGGCCGGGGTGCTGTGAAACCGACAATACGGTAGTGACCAGGGAAATAAAAGTGATGGTACCCAGCTGCATTGCCAGCGTGCGCAGCGCCGCCAAGGTTGCAGCGGATTTTGGGGCCAGTTGCAGGCCTGCGTTGCGGCTGGCCGGATTGACGCTGCCGGTGCCCACACCGATCAAAAAAGCGGTGGCCGCCAGCCAGGCAAAAGGCGACCAGCCAAAGGCGGGGGGCAGTGCCAGCAGCGTCATGCCGATGGCGATGATGACGCCGCCCACATACAGCGGCAAGCGGTAGCCGGTACGCCGGATAAGCAGGGTGCAGAGCAGGGACAGCAGGATGGCGGCCACACCCTGGGCAACCAGCAAGGACCCAGAGAGCAAGGCGTCCATCTGATAGCGGTTGGTGGCATACAGCGGAATCAGCGTGATGGCACCGATGGTAATGCCGCCAAAGATCAGGTTGATCAAGTTGACGACCCCAAAGCCCGGACCATGAATCAGGTTTGGGGTGATAAAGGGATGGCTGCTACGGTGGATATGATGAAAAAATCTCCAGCCTGTCAGCAGCGCCAACACACCCGGCACCAGAATCTGAGCCGACAGCACCGGGAGATCGGGCTCGCCCAGGTAGCTGGCCGTCAGCATGCTGGCCAACAAGCAGACCCCCAGGTATCCCAGGCCCAGATAGTCCAGACCGGGGCCGGGCTTGCGTTCACGCACTGGATCTGGCGGGATATAGCGCAGCGCCATCCAGAGTATCAGCAGGCCGATCGGGACATTGACGAAAAAAACGCCGCGCCAGTTCCAGTAAGCCACGAACAGGCCCCCGAATATAGGCCCGATCATCGCGCCAATGGGGAAAATACTGCCGAACAGGCTGACTGCGCGGTCACGGCTGCTGCCGAAATAATCCACCACGATGCCGGTGGCCGATGGGGTGATGCCCGCGCCGCCCGCCGCCTGCAAGGCGCGCAGGAAAATCAGCAGCACGATATTGTCGGTCAGGCCGCACAGTAACGAGGCCAGGGTAAAGACCGCCACTGATCCCATGAATACCCGACGCCGACCGATGCGTTCGCTTAAAGCACCGCTGATGGGCAGCATCAGGACGAAGCCAAAGGCAAAGGCGGTGATGGTCCAGCCCGCCCAGTTGATCGAGGTATTCAGACCATGCTGCAAATCATGCAGGACGGTGGCCACGATGGTGGAGTCGACCGACGTCATCAGCAGTGCCAGTGCGATGGTGATAAAGGCGGGTACCCGGCGAATCGTGGTGGTGGCAGGCATGACTCAGGTATCCGATCGCAGGCCCAGGCTGCGTTCGACCAACCAGGCGCAGCCCAGCAAGGTGATATTGATGGCCAGATACAGCAGGCCGGCGATGATGAAGGTTTCCATGATCAGATAACTTTGGCTCATCAAGCGACGCGCAAAGCCGGTCAGCTCCATCACCGCAATGGTCGAGGCCAGACTGGTGCCTTTGATGGCCAGCACCAGCTCGTTGCTGTAGGCCGGGAATGCCTGACGTATCGCCAAGGGAAAGCGAATCCGGTGAAAGACCTGAAAACGGCTCATGCCGCATGACAGGGCAGCGTCGATCTGGCCGCCGGGAACGGACTGCAGCCCGCCCCGGATGGCCTCGCTCATGTAGGCGCCGCTGTTCAGCGTGATCGCCAGGATGGCACAGCGGGCGCCGTCGCTGAACAGCCACCACAATGCAGCTTGTTCACGCACGAATTCCAGTGTGCCAATGCCGTAGTACAGCAAAAAAAGCTGAATCAATAGCGGCGTGCCACGAAACACAGTACTGTATAAAAAAGCAGTTCCCGAGACCAGCCGACTGGATGATGTGCGCATCAGGGCCGCCACCAAGCCCACCACCGAGGCGAATAGAATCGCGAACAGGCCGATGCGCAGAGTGACCCAAAAGCCTTCGACCAGTACAGGCAGCGCTTTTTCAAAGAGTTCGATCATCGGTCGGCCCCTTGCATGCCGCGTCCGAAATATCGTTCGGCCCAGACAAACAGCCCTTGGCTACAGGCACCGATCAAAAAGTACAGGATACCGGCCAATAAATACAGGGTCAGGGGGGCCCGGGTGGCTGCAGCGCCCAGCACGGCGGCCCGCATGAGTTCAACCAGACCCACCAGAGAGATCAGCGCCGTGTCCTTGAGGGCGTTCTGCCAGACGTTATTGGCACCGGGCAGGGCATACCAGAACAGTTGGGGCAGGGTGATGCGAATCAGACATTGGCGGCGGCTCATGCCAATGGCCCGGGCAGCCTCGAGCTGACCAGGGGCGATGGCCTTGAAGGCCCCGCGAAAAACCTCGACGCTATAGGACCCTGAAATCAAGCCGATGGCCAATATGCCCACCAGGATGGGGAAGACCTTGCTCATCATGTCGTCCCATTCCAGCCAGTCCGCCAGGTCGGCGGCAGGCTGTACGGTGCCAAAAAACAGCAGATAGATAATGAGCAGTTCGGGGACGCTGCGCACCAGCAGCGTATAGAGGCTGACGATTGCGCGCAGGAGCCGGTTGCGCCCGGACTTCAGGACTG
The nucleotide sequence above comes from Castellaniella sp.. Encoded proteins:
- a CDS encoding diguanylate cyclase, producing MSSQASDHFAPLSDNAVLRQVLDGLGAIIYIKDTEGRLTYANDVLLRRFGCALADILGKKDHHYMDAQAARGFRKNDVLVMQSGQRLTAEESMPDPITGKLRWYRSVKSPLYDAQQRLLGISGVSFEITHEKKTETKAQQHKALLDMVLDNLGACIYMKDQDGRYLYANQRVAETFQRPIQDIVGWRDVDILPPDRAESHSAMDRRLFESGQRLEGEESLLDASGRMHHYWTVKVPWTLPQGEQAVIGLTTDITELHELKEQLQTQATTDSLTAVANRRCFYEHAVRDFAGSRRRGHDLSLITLDVDHFKQINDQYGHLVGDAVLRGLARVCTDALREEDVFARIGGEEFAVLLPATDLVTALSIAERLRTLIIQGRFCPEHSALQVSASFGVVSREADDAGFDALFSRADDALYQAKKQGRNQVVSMSALA
- a CDS encoding ABC transporter substrate-binding protein produces the protein MKIFSSLATSLTLALLCSPAHSTGISDDIIRIGFITDMSGVYADGDGPGGAEAIRMAIADAGGQINGKSIELLTADSRNKADVSSALARDWFDNQQLDLLIGGTNSAASLAMSAVAAEKKKPFITSGAGASAFTNAQCNPYTIQYTYSTSGLARGTGAAVVGQGGQSWFFLTTDYTFGHELERDTAAVVQQSGGKVLGAVRTPLGVADFSSFILQAQSSGATVLALANAGADLVNSLKTAVEFGLTSTMTPVGLTTTLLDIHALGLDVTQGMYFTVPWYWNKTPEAEVWSERYLEKIGRMPTYSQAGNYSAVSSYLNAVRETGSDDADAMMQWLKSHPVNDFFVQNGIIRADGRMMNDLTLLQVKTPAESTGPWDLHKVVAVIPAETAYGPLSTSTCPYVQAAAGKPSSQG
- a CDS encoding MFS transporter; amino-acid sequence: MPATTTIRRVPAFITIALALLMTSVDSTIVATVLHDLQHGLNTSINWAGWTITAFAFGFVLMLPISGALSERIGRRRVFMGSVAVFTLASLLCGLTDNIVLLIFLRALQAAGGAGITPSATGIVVDYFGSSRDRAVSLFGSIFPIGAMIGPIFGGLFVAYWNWRGVFFVNVPIGLLILWMALRYIPPDPVRERKPGPGLDYLGLGYLGVCLLASMLTASYLGEPDLPVLSAQILVPGVLALLTGWRFFHHIHRSSHPFITPNLIHGPGFGVVNLINLIFGGITIGAITLIPLYATNRYQMDALLSGSLLVAQGVAAILLSLLCTLLIRRTGYRLPLYVGGVIIAIGMTLLALPPAFGWSPFAWLAATAFLIGVGTGSVNPASRNAGLQLAPKSAATLAALRTLAMQLGTITFISLVTTVLSVSQHPGQSQAWIYGGLAALVLAALPLVHRVPEHHGAW
- a CDS encoding ABC transporter permease subunit, encoding MIELFEKALPVLVEGFWVTLRIGLFAILFASVVGLVAALMRTSSSRLVSGTAFLYSTVFRGTPLLIQLFLLYYGIGTLEFVREQAALWWLFSDGARCAILAITLNSGAYMSEAIRGGLQSVPGGQIDAALSCGMSRFQVFHRIRFPLAIRQAFPAYSNELVLAIKGTSLASTIAVMELTGFARRLMSQSYLIMETFIIAGLLYLAINITLLGCAWLVERSLGLRSDT
- a CDS encoding ABC transporter permease subunit is translated as MNATLHDILSAGWGTMLLRGAGMTIFISLCGIVLGMVIGIGGAVLKSGRNRLLRAIVSLYTLLVRSVPELLIIYLLFFGTVQPAADLADWLEWDDMMSKVFPILVGILAIGLISGSYSVEVFRGAFKAIAPGQLEAARAIGMSRRQCLIRITLPQLFWYALPGANNVWQNALKDTALISLVGLVELMRAAVLGAAATRAPLTLYLLAGILYFLIGACSQGLFVWAERYFGRGMQGADR